Part of the Methylomonas rapida genome is shown below.
ATTTGAAGGGCATCATCACTTACGCCAATGATGCCTTCATCGAAATCAGCGGATTCAGCAAAGACGAGCTTATAGGCGCCAATCACAACGTGGTTCGCCACCCGGACATGCCGCCGGCGGCGTTCGAGGATTTGTGGCTGTGCCTGAAAGCCGGTAAGCCCTGGACCGCGCTGGTCAAGAATCGTACGAAGAGCGGCGATTATTATTGGGTGGAAGCCAATGTGACGCCGGTTTTCAAAGATGGCAAGGCGCGGGAATATTTGTCGGTGCGTTATGCCCCGTCGCGCGAGCAGATCCAGCAAGCCGAAGCCCTTTACGCGAAGCTCAACGCCAATCAGGCGAGCATGCGTCCGACCGGTTTCAAGGCTGTGCTGCAAAAAATCACCGATATGAGCCTGGGCAGAAAAGCCGGACTTGCCTACCTGTTGTTGCTGTTGCCCATACTGGGGGCCTTGTATCGGCATTTCCTGGCGCAAGAATGGCTGGAGCTATCGCTTTGTTCGGCCTTGCTGATTTTGGGTACCTGGGCGGGGCATGCCTTGCTTCGTAGTATCGTTGAGAGCCTGGGGCATTCCATGAAGGTTTGCTACAACCTGGCCGACGAGCAATTCAGGAACCGCTTCGATCTCGATCGCGGCGACCAGCTCGGCGATTTCAATCGGGCCTTGTACGGCATGCAGGTCAAACTGAATGCCGACATGGCTTATACCAAACAAGTGGCGGCGGAAGCGACCCGCATCCGGCAAGCCCTGGACAACGTGCAATCTTGCGTGATGGTGGCGAATAACGAGCTGGACATCATTTACATGAACAATACCGTCCAGGATATGTTCAAGAATGCAGAAGCCGACATTCGCACGCAATTGCCGAACTTCGATGCCAGTAAGCTGCTGGGCGCCAATATCGATCAATTCCATAAGAATCCTGCGCATCAGCGCGGTTTGCTGGCCAGTTTGAGCAGCACGTTCAGTTCCGAGCTGGTCATTGGGGGCCGGCACATGAACATCGTCGCCAACCCGGTCAGAAATGACGAAGGCGAGCGCATCGGCGTGGTGGTCGAGTGGCTGGACAGAACCCGGGAAGTCATGGTCGAGCGAGAAATCGAGGAAATCGTCGACAGCGTCAAGATCGGCCGACTGGACAAGCGTTTGTCGCTGGCCGACAAGCAAGGTTTCTTCGCCAAATTGAGCGAAGGCATCAACGAGTTGACGGACATCATCGAGCGCGTGTTCAAAGATGTCGGCAGCACGATGGAAAGCATGGCCGAAGGCGATTTGACCAATCGCATCACCAGCGACTACCAAGGCGTGTATCTGAATTGCAAGAACGACATCAACGCCACGATCGACAAGCTCAGCGAGATTTTTGGCCAAGTGGCCGAGGCGGCTGTCTTCATCAACAATTCATCGCAGGAAATTGCCAGCGGCAACAATAATTTGTCGCAGCGGGCCGAACAACAAGCCGCCAATCTGGAAGAAACCGCCGCCAGCATGGAAGAGCTGACCAGTACCGTGAAAAACAACGCGGAAAATGCCCAGCAGGCCAATCAGGTGGCCAGCAATGCCCGTGAGCTGGCGGAAAAAGGCGGCAGCGTCGTCAACGCGGCGGTCGCGGCGATGCAGGAGATCAACGAAAGCAGCAACAAAATTGCCGACATCATCGGCGTGATCGATGAGATCGCCTTCCAGACCAATTTGCTGGCGCTGAATGCTTCCGTGGAAGCGGCGCGCGCGGGTGAACAAGGGCGCGGTTTCTCGGTGGTGGCGACCGAGGTGCGCAATCTGGCGCAACGCAGTGCGACGGCGGCGCGCGAAAGCAAGGAATTGATACAGAGCAGCGTGCAAAAAGTGCGGGCCGGCAGCGAGTTTGTCAATCAGACCGGCGTGGCTTTGAACGAGATCGTCGCCGGGGTGAAAAAAGTCGGCGATATCGTTGCCCAGATTGCCAACGCCAGCATCGAACAATCGGCCGGCATTGCTCAAGTCAACCAGGCCGT
Proteins encoded:
- a CDS encoding methyl-accepting chemotaxis protein, which produces MKINHPVTDREVMMKPGTILVTRTNLKGIITYANDAFIEISGFSKDELIGANHNVVRHPDMPPAAFEDLWLCLKAGKPWTALVKNRTKSGDYYWVEANVTPVFKDGKAREYLSVRYAPSREQIQQAEALYAKLNANQASMRPTGFKAVLQKITDMSLGRKAGLAYLLLLLPILGALYRHFLAQEWLELSLCSALLILGTWAGHALLRSIVESLGHSMKVCYNLADEQFRNRFDLDRGDQLGDFNRALYGMQVKLNADMAYTKQVAAEATRIRQALDNVQSCVMVANNELDIIYMNNTVQDMFKNAEADIRTQLPNFDASKLLGANIDQFHKNPAHQRGLLASLSSTFSSELVIGGRHMNIVANPVRNDEGERIGVVVEWLDRTREVMVEREIEEIVDSVKIGRLDKRLSLADKQGFFAKLSEGINELTDIIERVFKDVGSTMESMAEGDLTNRITSDYQGVYLNCKNDINATIDKLSEIFGQVAEAAVFINNSSQEIASGNNNLSQRAEQQAANLEETAASMEELTSTVKNNAENAQQANQVASNARELAEKGGSVVNAAVAAMQEINESSNKIADIIGVIDEIAFQTNLLALNASVEAARAGEQGRGFSVVATEVRNLAQRSATAARESKELIQSSVQKVRAGSEFVNQTGVALNEIVAGVKKVGDIVAQIANASIEQSAGIAQVNQAVAQMDEITQQNAALAEEASAASVSMSDLSTNMVDLLSFFKLDSQRNAAVANAGHEPRTYDTRVAASKPAVPARQPAYKSVASDEEWQDF